The following proteins are encoded in a genomic region of Pyxicephalus adspersus chromosome 9, UCB_Pads_2.0, whole genome shotgun sequence:
- the ARL14EP gene encoding ARL14 effector protein isoform X2 has protein sequence MPSKKSQAKGRSAKTLKSLQFSNPGRQTDFTPETSAREKRRLTKSAATGSERQTIPPKNKVYDSRGILIASGMDLCDCLDEDCMGCFYACKKCGSNKCGVECRCDRKWAYEQIEVEGGEVIRNKHA, from the exons ATGCCGAGCAAAAAGTCCCAGGCGAAA gggcGATCAGCCAAAACCTTAAAGTCGTTGCAGTTCTCCAACCCGGGGCGGCAGACTGATTTCACCCCAGAAACTAGTGCACGAGAGAAGAGGCGGCTGACCAAGTCTGCAGCCACAGGATCGGAGAG gcaaACAATACCCCCAAAGAACAAAGTGTATGACAGCAGAGGAATCCTCATAGCAAGTGGAATGGATCTGTGTGACTGCCTGGATGAAGACTGTATGGGCTGCTTCTATGCCTGCAAAAAGTGTGGCTCCAATAAGTGCGGCGTGGAATGCAGATGTGACCGCAAATGGGCTTATGAGCAAATCGAAGTAGAAGGAGGAGAAGTTATCCGGAATAAACACGCTTGA
- the ARL14EP gene encoding ARL14 effector protein isoform X1, with amino-acid sequence MAKNLNKEVKKVAGLTMERGKGRSAKTLKSLQFSNPGRQTDFTPETSAREKRRLTKSAATGSERQTIPPKNKVYDSRGILIASGMDLCDCLDEDCMGCFYACKKCGSNKCGVECRCDRKWAYEQIEVEGGEVIRNKHA; translated from the exons ATGGCCAAAAATCTAAACAAGGAAGTGAAGAAGGTAGCTGGACTCACAATGGAACGTGGGAAG gggcGATCAGCCAAAACCTTAAAGTCGTTGCAGTTCTCCAACCCGGGGCGGCAGACTGATTTCACCCCAGAAACTAGTGCACGAGAGAAGAGGCGGCTGACCAAGTCTGCAGCCACAGGATCGGAGAG gcaaACAATACCCCCAAAGAACAAAGTGTATGACAGCAGAGGAATCCTCATAGCAAGTGGAATGGATCTGTGTGACTGCCTGGATGAAGACTGTATGGGCTGCTTCTATGCCTGCAAAAAGTGTGGCTCCAATAAGTGCGGCGTGGAATGCAGATGTGACCGCAAATGGGCTTATGAGCAAATCGAAGTAGAAGGAGGAGAAGTTATCCGGAATAAACACGCTTGA